A stretch of Mesorhizobium sp. M2A.F.Ca.ET.046.03.2.1 DNA encodes these proteins:
- a CDS encoding DUF3329 domain-containing protein, with amino-acid sequence MKDYEHPFFRPLWRRIAVVAVCLIWSAIEFASGTPFWGIIALGFAGYAVWQFFYLYKPAEEAKPPAEPKE; translated from the coding sequence ATGAAAGACTATGAGCATCCCTTCTTCCGGCCGTTGTGGCGACGCATCGCCGTCGTCGCGGTCTGCCTGATCTGGTCGGCGATCGAGTTCGCCTCCGGCACGCCGTTCTGGGGCATCATCGCGCTCGGCTTCGCCGGCTATGCGGTGTGGCAGTTTTTCTATCTCTACAAGCCGGCGGAGGAGGCGAAGCCTCCGGCCGAGCCGAAGGAATGA
- the iolB gene encoding 5-deoxy-glucuronate isomerase: protein MSKLIVKADRGHGHVAHVTPQSAGWTYVGFDLHRLKVGETASGKTGDREVCLVFVTGKGKATAGGKDLGLLGERMSPFEGKPWSVYVPQGTEWSVTADTELELAVCSAPGLGGGLPVRVIGPDDLGQEVRGKGTNTRYVTNILPEGKPADSLLVVEVITPGGHTSSYPPHKHDQDNLPAESYLEETYYHRLNPPQGFAFQRVYTDADRNGVRELDEAMAIEDGDVVLVPKGYHPCAACHGYDLYYLNVMAGPKRTWKFHNAAEHEWLMKA from the coding sequence ATGTCGAAACTCATCGTCAAGGCCGACAGGGGCCACGGCCATGTCGCGCATGTCACGCCGCAAAGCGCCGGCTGGACCTATGTCGGGTTCGACCTGCATCGGCTGAAGGTGGGCGAGACGGCGTCCGGCAAGACGGGCGACCGCGAGGTTTGCCTGGTCTTCGTTACCGGCAAGGGCAAGGCGACCGCCGGCGGCAAGGATCTCGGCCTGCTCGGCGAGCGCATGTCGCCTTTCGAAGGCAAGCCGTGGTCGGTCTATGTGCCGCAAGGCACCGAATGGTCGGTGACCGCCGACACCGAGCTGGAACTCGCCGTCTGCTCGGCGCCGGGCCTCGGCGGCGGCCTGCCGGTGCGCGTCATCGGGCCGGACGATCTCGGCCAGGAGGTACGTGGCAAGGGCACCAACACGCGCTACGTCACCAACATCCTGCCCGAGGGCAAGCCGGCGGATTCGCTGCTGGTGGTCGAGGTCATCACGCCCGGCGGCCACACGTCCAGCTACCCGCCGCACAAGCACGACCAGGACAATCTGCCGGCCGAATCCTACCTGGAAGAGACCTACTATCACCGCCTCAACCCGCCGCAGGGTTTTGCCTTCCAGCGCGTCTACACCGACGCCGACCGCAACGGCGTGCGCGAGCTGGACGAGGCCATGGCGATCGAGGACGGCGATGTCGTGCTGGTGCCGAAGGGCTATCACCCCTGCGCGGCCTGCCACGGCTACGACCTCTATTATCTCAACGTCATGGCCGGACCGAAGCGGACGTGGAAATTCCACAACGCGGCCGAGCACGAATGGCTGATGAAGGCCTGA
- a CDS encoding DUF1045 domain-containing protein, translating to MRYAIYYTPEQDEKLARIAANWLGRDPFGAATRPVEAVGDLSAAEVAFHTASARRYGFHATLKAPFRLAPNETEASLRAALDAFAEATPPVVIPRLVVGQIDGFFALVPETRFAPLNDFAGEVVRAFDSFRAPLTEAEIERRSPDALKPDEFRNLCQWGYPYVFDTFRFHMTLSGRVGPEESPRLRAAIDGLFADVLRQPVPVDALTLFVESEPGAPFMVLSHHALGRGQARKTA from the coding sequence ATGCGATACGCCATCTACTACACACCGGAACAGGACGAGAAGCTGGCGCGCATTGCCGCCAACTGGCTGGGCCGTGACCCATTCGGGGCGGCGACGCGGCCGGTGGAGGCCGTCGGCGATCTGTCTGCCGCGGAAGTCGCCTTCCACACCGCCTCGGCCAGGCGCTACGGGTTCCATGCGACGCTGAAGGCGCCATTCCGGCTGGCGCCGAACGAGACCGAAGCCTCGCTGCGGGCCGCGCTCGACGCTTTCGCCGAGGCGACGCCGCCTGTCGTCATCCCGCGTCTGGTCGTCGGGCAGATCGACGGCTTCTTCGCGCTGGTGCCGGAAACGCGGTTCGCGCCGCTCAACGACTTCGCCGGCGAGGTGGTGCGCGCCTTCGACAGTTTCCGGGCGCCGCTGACCGAGGCCGAGATCGAGCGACGCAGCCCCGATGCGCTGAAGCCGGACGAGTTCCGCAACCTCTGCCAATGGGGCTATCCTTACGTCTTCGACACGTTCCGCTTCCACATGACGCTGTCGGGGCGCGTCGGGCCGGAGGAGAGCCCGCGTCTTCGCGCGGCGATCGACGGCCTGTTCGCCGACGTGCTGCGGCAGCCGGTGCCGGTCGATGCGCTGACCTTGTTCGTCGAAAGCGAGCCTGGCGCCCCGTTCATGGTGCTTTCGCACCACGCGCTTGGCCGTGGCCAGGCCCGCAAGACAGCTTGA
- a CDS encoding alpha-D-ribose 1-methylphosphonate 5-triphosphate diphosphatase produces MTAETVLTNTRIVLPDEIVEGSLLLRDGLIAAVEPGAARTGEDMGGDYIIPGLVELHTDHLEGHYAPRPKVRWNPIAAVLAHDAQVATAGITTVLDALRVGMDEDADLKSDDVRKLADAIEDSVRQDRLRADHFIHLRCEVSAPDCLEAFANFETDDRVKLASLMDHAPGQRQFVNLETYAYYYQRKLKLTDRDFQKFCEKRMAESARNSGPNRVFISAACRERGIVLASHDDATAGHVDEAIEQGVRVAEFPTTEEAAKASKAAGLGVLMGAPNVMRGASHSGNVSARTLAADGLLDILSSDYIPFSLIQSAFFLGDVVEGISLPQAVAMVSKNPAEAVGLADRGVIEPGRRADLVRVRVDDHVPVVRTVWRQGRRVA; encoded by the coding sequence ATGACCGCCGAAACCGTTCTCACCAATACCCGCATCGTGCTGCCCGACGAGATCGTCGAGGGCTCGCTTCTGTTGCGCGACGGCCTGATCGCCGCCGTCGAGCCGGGCGCTGCCCGCACCGGCGAGGATATGGGCGGCGACTACATCATCCCGGGCCTCGTCGAGCTGCACACCGATCACCTCGAAGGGCATTACGCGCCACGCCCGAAAGTGCGCTGGAACCCGATCGCCGCCGTGCTTGCCCATGATGCCCAGGTGGCGACCGCCGGCATCACCACCGTGCTCGACGCCCTGCGCGTCGGCATGGACGAGGACGCCGACCTGAAATCCGACGATGTGCGCAAGCTGGCCGATGCGATCGAAGATAGCGTGCGCCAGGATCGGCTCAGGGCCGACCATTTCATCCATTTGCGCTGCGAGGTCTCGGCGCCGGACTGCCTCGAGGCTTTCGCCAATTTCGAGACTGACGACAGGGTGAAGCTCGCCTCGCTGATGGATCACGCGCCCGGACAGCGCCAGTTCGTCAATCTCGAGACCTATGCCTATTACTACCAGCGCAAGCTGAAGCTGACCGACCGCGACTTCCAGAAATTCTGCGAGAAGCGAATGGCGGAATCGGCCCGCAATTCCGGCCCGAACCGGGTTTTCATCTCGGCCGCCTGCCGCGAGCGCGGCATCGTGCTGGCCAGCCATGACGATGCAACCGCCGGCCATGTCGACGAGGCGATCGAGCAGGGCGTGCGCGTCGCCGAGTTCCCGACGACGGAAGAAGCGGCCAAGGCCTCCAAGGCGGCGGGTCTCGGCGTGCTGATGGGTGCGCCGAACGTCATGCGCGGCGCCTCGCATTCCGGCAATGTCTCGGCGCGCACGCTTGCCGCCGACGGCCTGCTCGACATCCTGTCGTCCGACTACATCCCCTTCAGCCTGATCCAGTCGGCCTTCTTCCTCGGCGATGTCGTCGAAGGGATTTCGCTGCCCCAGGCTGTAGCGATGGTCTCGAAGAACCCGGCCGAAGCGGTCGGCCTCGCCGACCGCGGCGTCATCGAGCCTGGCCGCCGCGCCGATCTGGTGCGCGTGCGCGTCGACGACCATGTGCCGGTCGTGCGCACCGTGTGGCGCCAGGGCCGCCGGGTCGCATGA
- the phnN gene encoding phosphonate metabolism protein/1,5-bisphosphokinase (PRPP-forming) PhnN has product MMVSALIERELADSLPIRNGVFVAVVGPSGAGKDTVIGYAKQRFAGETRLEFVRRVITRPSDTASEDHDTLADAAFAEAEADGAFSLCWDAHGLRYGLPADVDWAVANGHVAVANVSRAVIPALRERYANLAVVEITATPEILAERLAARGRESRGEVLARLARSASVKLTGPDVTSIDNSGDKELAGERFAEVLRKAMAFSGLSDMI; this is encoded by the coding sequence ATGATGGTCTCGGCCCTCATCGAGCGCGAGCTGGCCGATAGCCTGCCGATCCGCAACGGCGTCTTCGTCGCGGTGGTCGGCCCGAGCGGTGCCGGCAAGGATACGGTGATCGGCTACGCCAAGCAGCGTTTTGCCGGTGAGACGCGGCTGGAATTCGTGCGCCGCGTCATCACCCGGCCAAGTGACACCGCAAGCGAGGATCACGACACGCTGGCGGATGCCGCCTTCGCGGAAGCCGAGGCAGACGGCGCCTTCTCGCTGTGCTGGGACGCGCACGGCCTGCGCTACGGCCTGCCGGCCGATGTCGACTGGGCCGTGGCGAACGGCCATGTCGCCGTGGCGAATGTCTCCCGCGCGGTCATCCCGGCGCTGCGCGAACGCTACGCCAACCTGGCCGTGGTCGAGATCACCGCCACGCCGGAGATCCTCGCCGAGCGGCTGGCGGCGCGCGGCCGCGAATCGCGCGGCGAAGTGCTTGCCCGCCTGGCGCGCAGCGCCAGCGTCAAGCTGACCGGGCCGGACGTCACCTCGATCGACAACAGCGGCGACAAGGAGCTCGCCGGCGAACGCTTCGCCGAGGTGCTGCGCAAGGCGATGGCGTTTTCCGGTCTGTCGGACATGATTTAA
- a CDS encoding ATP-binding cassette domain-containing protein: MSANVAAAAKAAPSSGVTPAISVKDLRKCFGDHEVLKGISLEAHKGDVISILGSSGSGKSTMLRCINLLETPDSGEVRVDGELIKMKRSRDGHQMPADIRQVERIRANLAMVFQSFNLWSHMTVLENLVAAPTHVLKRPRAECLEQAEALLKRVGIWERRNYYPPHMSGGQQQRAAIARALAMNPKVMLFDEPTSALDPELVGEVLRVMRSLAEEGRTMLVVTHEMGFARDVSSKVMFLHKGEVDSVGEPKEMFARPPTPQFKQFIANFNK, encoded by the coding sequence ATGTCGGCAAATGTCGCCGCTGCCGCGAAAGCAGCACCGTCCTCCGGAGTGACGCCTGCCATCAGCGTCAAGGACCTGCGCAAATGCTTTGGCGATCACGAGGTGCTCAAGGGCATTTCGCTGGAAGCCCACAAGGGCGACGTGATTTCCATCCTCGGCTCCTCCGGGTCCGGCAAGAGCACGATGCTTCGCTGCATCAACCTGCTGGAGACCCCTGACTCCGGCGAGGTGCGGGTCGACGGCGAGCTGATCAAGATGAAGCGAAGCCGCGACGGCCATCAGATGCCGGCCGACATCCGCCAGGTGGAACGGATTCGCGCCAACCTCGCCATGGTCTTCCAGAGCTTCAATCTCTGGTCGCACATGACCGTGCTGGAAAACCTCGTCGCCGCGCCGACGCATGTTTTGAAGCGGCCGCGCGCCGAGTGCCTGGAGCAGGCCGAGGCCTTGCTGAAGCGCGTCGGCATATGGGAGCGCCGCAACTACTATCCGCCGCATATGTCGGGCGGCCAGCAGCAGCGCGCGGCAATTGCCCGCGCCCTGGCGATGAACCCCAAGGTGATGCTGTTCGACGAGCCGACATCGGCGCTCGATCCGGAACTGGTCGGCGAGGTGCTGCGCGTCATGCGCTCGCTTGCCGAGGAAGGGCGCACCATGCTCGTCGTCACCCACGAAATGGGCTTCGCCCGCGACGTGTCGAGCAAGGTGATGTTCCTGCACAAGGGCGAGGTGGATTCGGTCGGCGAGCCGAAGGAGATGTTCGCCAGGCCGCCGACGCCGCAGTTCAAGCAGTTCATCGCCAACTTCAACAAGTAG
- a CDS encoding ABC transporter permease, whose translation MDLDFYLPTMWSVLKALPLTLEIWFFGIAFGLIIATGLTWLRASGYRLGEYFTRAYVFIFRGSPLLVQLYLIYFGLSQFDFVRHSSILWPILRDPMYCTIVAMALNTAAYESEIFRGALRAVPVGQIEAAKAFGMSAFTRFRLVTLPIALRLALPAYSTEIILMTKATALASVVTIMEMMGTAQKIQHDTFRPIEVLTCAGVIYLLLNLSIARLFAWVEYRLSPHLRPPPEQSQQIKPVPEVL comes from the coding sequence GTGGATCTCGACTTCTACCTTCCCACCATGTGGAGCGTGCTGAAGGCGCTGCCGCTGACGCTCGAGATCTGGTTCTTCGGCATCGCCTTCGGGCTGATCATCGCCACCGGCCTGACCTGGCTGCGGGCTTCCGGCTACAGATTGGGCGAATATTTCACCCGCGCCTATGTCTTCATCTTCCGTGGCTCGCCGCTTCTGGTGCAGCTCTATTTGATCTATTTCGGCCTCTCCCAGTTCGACTTCGTCCGCCACAGCTCGATCCTGTGGCCGATCCTGCGCGATCCGATGTATTGCACGATCGTCGCTATGGCCTTGAACACGGCCGCCTATGAGAGCGAGATATTCCGCGGCGCGCTGCGGGCGGTGCCGGTCGGACAGATCGAGGCGGCCAAGGCGTTCGGCATGTCGGCCTTCACCCGTTTCCGCCTCGTCACGCTCCCGATCGCGCTGCGGCTCGCTCTGCCGGCCTATTCGACCGAAATCATCCTGATGACCAAGGCGACCGCGCTCGCCTCGGTGGTCACGATCATGGAGATGATGGGAACGGCGCAGAAGATCCAGCACGACACGTTCCGGCCGATCGAGGTGCTGACCTGCGCCGGCGTGATCTACCTGCTGCTCAACCTGTCGATCGCCCGGCTGTTCGCCTGGGTCGAATACCGGCTGTCGCCGCATCTGCGGCCGCCGCCCGAGCAGAGTCAGCAAATCAAACCCGTACCGGAGGTGTTGTGA
- a CDS encoding ABC transporter permease subunit (The N-terminal region of this protein, as described by TIGR01726, is a three transmembrane segment that identifies a subfamily of ABC transporter permease subunits, which specificities that include histidine, arginine, glutamine, glutamate, L-cystine (sic), the opines (in Agrobacterium) octopine and nopaline, etc.), which produces MEFLNDLQAQFSTAYELLAAGWGVQLLWGIAWTLAVTVVSMLIGAALGSLVAAAKLSHRGGLRFIGESYTTVFRGEPELLIIYLFYYGGTQVLTGVARSTGSIGSTDILNMPSFLGGVLAVGIISGAYQAEVFRGSFLAIHRGELEAARAYGMSAWLRFRLVIVPQVLRLAVPGLGNVWQLTIKDSALISVTGVAELMLTANKAARSTHHSLLFYTVAGILYLVMTSISTPIFEKAERYTSRSFTRPK; this is translated from the coding sequence GTGGAGTTTCTCAACGATCTGCAGGCGCAGTTTTCGACGGCCTATGAGCTGCTGGCCGCCGGCTGGGGCGTGCAACTGCTCTGGGGCATCGCCTGGACGCTCGCCGTCACCGTCGTCTCGATGCTGATTGGTGCTGCGCTGGGCTCACTGGTGGCTGCGGCCAAGCTCTCGCATCGCGGCGGATTGAGGTTCATCGGCGAGAGCTACACCACCGTCTTCCGCGGCGAACCGGAACTTCTGATCATCTACCTGTTCTACTATGGCGGCACGCAGGTGCTGACCGGTGTGGCGCGGTCGACCGGATCGATCGGCTCGACCGACATCCTGAACATGCCGAGCTTCCTCGGCGGCGTGCTTGCGGTCGGCATCATTTCCGGCGCCTACCAGGCCGAGGTTTTTCGCGGCTCGTTCCTGGCGATCCACCGCGGCGAGCTGGAGGCGGCGCGCGCCTACGGCATGTCGGCCTGGCTGCGGTTTCGCCTCGTGATCGTGCCCCAGGTGCTGCGCCTCGCCGTGCCGGGGCTGGGCAATGTCTGGCAATTGACCATCAAGGATTCGGCGCTGATCTCGGTCACCGGCGTCGCGGAGCTGATGCTCACCGCGAACAAGGCCGCGCGTTCGACGCATCATTCGCTGCTTTTCTACACGGTCGCTGGCATCCTTTACCTGGTGATGACCTCGATCTCGACGCCGATCTTCGAAAAGGCCGAGCGTTACACCTCGCGCAGTTTCACGCGGCCGAAGTGA
- a CDS encoding transporter substrate-binding domain-containing protein — MTSSGWIALAALALTCSTPALAKDWKTVSVAMEGSYAPWNQTDASGKIVGFEVDILNDVCARAKLECNIVAQDWDGVIPGLTAGKFDIVMDGMSITEERMKTIDFSIPYASSPVAFLADKNGPLANLSNKGKMIDLSKDDAESKAALDTLRKELTGKNVGLQVSTTEATFADKYLKDVANVHEYKTTDEHDLDLMAGRIDVAFADTTYFLGTLAKPDAKDLEFVGPQFKGGPILGPGIGAAFRKSDKDLQDIYNKALKAALDDGSVSKYSMQWFKIDITK; from the coding sequence GTGACATCATCAGGTTGGATCGCGCTCGCGGCGCTGGCGTTGACCTGCTCGACCCCGGCACTGGCCAAGGACTGGAAGACCGTTTCCGTCGCCATGGAGGGCTCCTATGCCCCCTGGAATCAGACCGATGCCAGCGGCAAGATCGTCGGCTTTGAGGTGGATATCCTCAACGATGTCTGCGCCCGCGCCAAGCTCGAATGCAACATCGTCGCGCAGGATTGGGACGGCGTCATTCCGGGCCTCACCGCAGGCAAGTTCGACATCGTCATGGACGGCATGTCGATCACCGAGGAGCGCATGAAAACGATCGACTTCTCGATCCCTTATGCCTCGTCGCCGGTGGCCTTCCTGGCCGACAAGAACGGCCCGCTGGCCAACCTGTCCAACAAAGGCAAGATGATCGATTTGTCGAAGGACGACGCCGAATCCAAGGCGGCGCTCGACACGCTGCGCAAGGAGCTCACCGGCAAGAATGTCGGCCTGCAGGTCTCGACCACCGAGGCGACCTTCGCCGACAAATATCTGAAGGACGTCGCCAACGTCCATGAATACAAGACCACCGACGAGCACGACCTCGACCTGATGGCGGGCCGCATCGACGTGGCCTTCGCCGACACCACCTATTTCCTCGGCACGCTGGCCAAGCCCGACGCCAAGGACCTGGAATTCGTCGGGCCGCAATTCAAGGGTGGTCCGATCCTCGGGCCGGGCATCGGCGCCGCCTTCCGCAAGAGCGACAAGGACCTGCAGGACATTTACAACAAGGCACTCAAGGCCGCGCTCGACGACGGCTCGGTGTCAAAATACTCCATGCAGTGGTTCAAGATCGACATTACCAAGTGA